In Mytilus edulis chromosome 13, xbMytEdul2.2, whole genome shotgun sequence, a single window of DNA contains:
- the LOC139500397 gene encoding uncharacterized protein — protein MPEEAVPKEAVPEEAVPEEAVPEEAVPEEPTEAPEAVPEEPTEAPEAVPEEPTEASKAVPEEPTEAPKAVPEEPTEAPKAVPDLLTEAPKAVP, from the coding sequence ATGCCTGAAGAAGCAGTTCCTAAAGAAGCAGTACCTGAAGAAGCAGTGCCTGAAGAAGCAGTGCCTGAAGAAGCAGTGCCTGAAGAACCAACTGAAGCACCTGAAGCAGTGCCAGAAGAACCAACTGAAGCACCTGAAGCAGTGCCTGAAGAACCAACTGAAGCATCTAAAGCAGTGCCTGAAGAACCAACTGAAGCACCTAAAGCAGTGCCTGAAGAACCAACTGAAGCACCTAAAGCAGTGCCTGATTTACTAACTGAAGCACCTAAAGCAGTGCCTTAA